GAAGCCCAGCtcactgccccacccctcccccctcctcactGATGGCTGCAGGAACTCAGCCACTTCCTggctctttctctcagataaaccCAGGAGTGCTACAGGCCCCTTGGCCAGAAGGTCCAGGGCCTTGCTCTAGCCAGCAGTATGTGTAGAGGGTAGTGTGAGGCAGTTAGGGGACAAAGGGAGCCTCTGTGTAGTCTCTTCTAGGATCTTTCTAACCTAGGTGTGTTTAAGCTTTGAATCTAGGTCTCTTCTCTTGCATTAGCTCCCATCACCTGGGGCACAGCTAGTATGCAGCCAGTACACCGTGGGAGAAGTTGGGCTGGTCATTTACATATTGAAAGACTTTCAACCCGGTTGATAAGTACCCACTGGCCTTAGCCCCCTGAGCCCTCCCCTCTACTAGACCACCCTTGGTGACATCTGTTCTGATTGGCTGCCGTCTGTGCCATTTTTAGTGGTTAAATATTTCGAATGTCAGTTACCCTTACAGAGAGGATCAATCTTCCATGATCctagaggagggggtggggaagaggaatgGGGCCAGGCAGCTGCATGGGCTACCACTTCTACTGGGAGAGTGATTTCCCAGCCCTTTGATCTGGGCAGCTGGTACATAATCAGGCCTGACTTTTCCATAAATCTAGCAGGCCCTGCTCCCTGACTCCTCCCTGGCCAGCTATGACCTCACCAATCCCTCACATTGACATCCTACCTCCTTTCTTGCCCCTGAGGTCAAGAGGGGCCATGGGGCCAGAGGGGGATCACCTTGTAAGAGAGGGTTGCTCAGGAGAGGGATCGGAGGAACTTACCATCTTCTGGGGGGAGACTGAGGGCTCCTTCTGGGGAAGCCTCAAGTGGGGAGATAGGGGAATGAGATCAAGTGGATTCTTCTAAGGCTGAAGAAGCTGGGTTTTCTCTGCCTGTCCCCATCCACGACATGGCCCAGCCCTGGGTCCACAGGGCAGGCCCACCTCCCTTAGCTCTGCCTGTGCTTTGTCTGTTTTCTGGGTTTCCTCTTTTATTCCTAGCTTCTTAGTCACATTAAAAATCTGTTCTAGTTGCCGTAGTGCTTGGGGGACAGAGGTGAGAGATGGGTTTCTTGTGGCCCTCGGGTAAGAAGTGGAGCTGGAAGAAGGCAAGGCAGAGCAGATCTCTGAGAGTTGTGCTTGTCTGCTCAGTGAGGCTGTGAGGCTCAGAGGAGGCTGTGAGGGGTGGCAGTCTGGCTCTAGCCATAGTCCTCCTGGGCACGGTCCCATTGCCTTTCTGCAGAGCCCGCCAACGCTGAGGAAAAGCCAAGCAAAGTCATCCACTTTGCTGAAGTGGGTTGGGCCAGAGCTCCAGAGGGGCAAAGGAATGAAGCTGATAGAGGGGTTGCAAGTTTTTGATGCAGCTAACCTCAGACTGATACCCACCCCTGATCAACAAGCTATCCCAGCTGAATGAACCTCATTTAACTCATGGCTGTGTCTTCCTTAAATGTTCAGGGGTAGTCAATCCAACTAAAGGGTGTTTTTTAAATAGGGTTCACAAGGTGAAACAATGTGTTGCCTTTCTAAGCAAGATTAGTATGGGCTAAGAAACAAcagtcgtttttttttttttttttaaagcttttatttatttatttaaaagatttaatttatttatttcacacacacacagagcacaagcagggggagcagcaggcagagggagaaggagactcctcgctgagcagagagccccccacaaagggcttgatcccaggacgctgggatcatgacctgagctgaaagcagacacttaactggctgagccacccaggcacccccagagacaACAATCTTTTGTTGATTATATCAAGAACTAGTTTGAGGCCAGAAATAGTCACTGTCGCATGAACACAAGTTGATGATTGATCAGTGATACACATTACCTAATAATGATGATACCAACACCAAACACATACCAAAAGCTTATTACACACCAGGCACTCTGAAGAGCTCTGTCCACGTCGAACATTTATCCTCTTAACAGCCTTAGGCAGAAGGGACTCTTCCCATCTCAGACTTGGGGAAGGCGAtggaaggggaagcagggccCATGCTTCCATTTGTAAGAGGCAGTGAGCTGTGTAGACTTAATTTTTTGGctgctccctctctgccctccccagatGTCTGATTCTGtcttccccccttctctccagAGCCGCTTTCTGCACACCCCTCCACACCCCTTTGTCTGGTACTGGGGATTGCTGTTTTGCATGCTCCTAGCAGGAACTGGCATGATCTGGGTGAGGAGTGCATCTGGGGTCTTCCTGTAGTGTGTGCCTGACACCAGGCAGGAGTGCGGCCAGGCGGTTGGGGTAGGAGTCTCGCTGTCAGGAGACCCTCCCTTCCTCATCCTATGTCTGccttctgtgcccctccccaccctcaccagGGTGTCTCCATTCTTCCCCGCCATCTTTCTCCCTTCATACTCCTTTGCAGCTGCAGATCTGCTGAGCTTGctaggtggaggagggagaggttgAGCCGGAAGCATCTTCCTTTGCTGCCTGGCCATGGGAAGAATCCTTGGATCTCTTTTTAGCTCTTCTCTTGCTCCAGGAAAGTAAATTAGGGATCTTACTCCTCATCCTCTTTTACTTGACTCCCCCCTCCCCTACCTTTaaagatgtatgtatttattttagagagagagcaggcagagagagagagagagagagagagagagtgagcgtgtatggtggaggggcagaggagagagaatctcaagcagactcaatcccatgactccaagatcatgacccaagcagaaaccaagagtcagacacccaactgactgagccacctctgGTGCCCTGTGACTTCCCTTTTCCGAAGGGATGTGGGGAAGGTCTTGGAGCCCACACCAGGGCTGGGAGCTTAAGTTAGCAAATCATAGAGCACCTGAGGAGCTCATTCACTAAGAAGGCATCTATCCCGCTGTGCTCACCCCAGTAATTCCTTCTGGAGAGTTCAAGGGTAGCCTCGAGACCCAGGGGAGTCCATTTCAATGTCAACTTCTGTAAAGTGGAGTGAGAACTCAAGGGGCTATGTACCTTAAGAGCCTTGGATGAATGACTTTGTGACTGAGTTGGGATGGGGACCATGGCCATGGGTAAGCTAAGGGTTGGGGGTGTGGCAGACAGGAAGGCCAGTGATCAGGAAAGGTTGTGTTCTCTTCAGATGCTGGGAAGGGAGTGTCTTAactgtccccccaaccccctgctgcTGCATGTGTCCACATGTGAGTGTAGGGGCTTTTCCTGaagagatgggggaaggaggaagcagatgaAAAAAGGGCAGGGGATGTTTCTCCCAGCACCAACATGGGAATTGGGAGTTAGGGGTGCAGTATGAGAGATAAGCAAACTAGTCTTATGAAAAAACTCTGGAATTGTGAGAAGGGGCTCAGACCAGTACTCAGATCTGGATTCTGAGATCTGCCGATTTGTCACCTTGGACAAGTCGCTTTGCCTCTCTGTAGAGCCTAAGTGTCTTCACTGGAGAAACAAGaggattcatttattcaacaaatatctgcTCAGTGCCCGCTCTGAGCCAGGCCCCATTTTGGGCATGGAAATTCAGATGTAAGCAGAACAGACCGATATCTTTGTTCTTATGAAGCTTACTTTGTGGTGGGAGGATTGAACTAGAGGGACCTTCTCCAGTTCCCTCAGTAAAATTCTGTAGCTTCTTAAGAAAAACCCTtttcagggcgcctaggtggctcagtcgtttaaacatctgccttcagctggggtcgtgatcccagagtcctgggatagactcccacatggggctgcctgttcagcgggcagtctgcttcttcctctcccaatacccctcccccagcttgtatgcacactctctctctcaaataaataaataaataaaatacatataaaaagaaaacccctTTTCAGTAGAATCGCAGAGTGATGAGCAGAAATAAACAGCAGAGAGCAAAGGGTGGGTTAGGGATGCCGGAGGGATGAGAGTTGAAGAGTTTGATGGGGAGGGGAAGACAAGGGGATGAGAGACCGGTGAATCTCTACTAAAGAcaagtgtggggcacctggtggctcagttggttaagcctctggcctttggctcaggtcatgatcccactgggatcgaatcctgcatcaggttccctgctgggggggggggggagacacgTGTGTCCTAGATGTTATGAAGACTCTCTGGTACACAGGCTACTggctgtggggaagggaggggaaggctgTACAATTGCCTCAGACGAATGTTCTTTGCCCACAGACCCCACCATCCCCAACTTTGGCCCAGATGACTCCTCTCCTGCCAGCCTTGGGAAGCCTTCGGTGGAGCCAGAGTGTGGGTCAGGGTCCTGCCACATGGGAGAACTGCCTGAACCCGAAGGGCCGCCTCCCGTGGCTCCGCTGCCCCTCTTCTTCCTGACCCTGGAAGCCAACTGGGCAGAGGCCAGAGCTCGCTGGGGGCTGGCCTGGGAGGCCCACGTGTACGGGGTAGGCGCGCTCTTCGGCCTGGTGGCCGTGCTGGCGCTGCTGGCCCTAGCCCTCTTGCCCTGGCGCTGCCCGCCGGGCGCCCCCTGCCTGGCGCTGCTAGACCTGCTCCTGCTCTCGGCCGGGACCACGCGGGCCTTCCCGCTCTTCTACGACGCCTATGGGCACCGCGATCGGCTGCCCCCGCTCGCCTGGCTGCTGCTGCAGGACCTTCCGCTGCCCTGCCTGGCTGCCGGCCTGGGCCTGGCCTGCCTGCTGCTGGCCCGGCCGCGCCCGCCGCGGTGTCCCGCTGGGCTGGCCGCGCTGCtgctcctggggctggggctggcggccgccgccgccgtcggGAGCGCAGCCCACCGCCCGCTGCGGCCTCTGCGTCTCGCCTCCCGCGGGCTGCACGCCTTTCTCGCCGCCCTCCTCTCCGGGCTCCTACTGGCGCTCTCCTGTTGGGGAGGACGGCGGCGGCGGGCCGGAGCGCCCCTGGGAGGGTCGGGCTTCAAGGGCGCCACCCCGCTCCCGCAGGCGCGCAGCCCCTTCGCCCCGCGCGAATCCTGGCGGCGCGCGGCCCGCACAGCTCCAGTGGCGGGGACCTTCGGGCTGCTGAGCGGAGCCCTGCAGGGCTACGAGGTGCTGCACGCCTTGGGCTATGGCGGCCAGCCTGGCCTGGAGGGACCCTGGCCCTGGTGGGCCTTCCAGCTAGGCCTGCGCTTGGGCGAGGTGGGCGTCGCGATCCCATTGGCGCTGCTGGGCCTCTACCCGGCGCTCAGCAGCCACCGTGTGCCGCCGCGCTGCTGGGCCAAGCTCTTCCGCTTGTCCCCGGGCCACGCCGCCCCACTGCTGCCCGGGGGCTGGGTCACCGGGCCCCCGGAcaaggagcccctgggtggcgcCATCGCGCGTGGCGACGCGGAGCTGCTGCAGCTGTGCGCCCTGGCAGGACCTGGCCCCGACCTCCTGCTCCAGGGAGGCGGCTGCCGGGGCTTCGATGGCGCGGCGGCCAACCCGGCCCCTTCTCCGGCCTCCTCCCCCTGCAGCGACTACACAGTGGACTTCCGCCCGCCCTCCCCAATCAACCTGAGGCGCAGCATTGAGGAGGCCCTCTGCAGCGAGGCGCTGCTCACGCCCGGCCTCTTCCAGGGCCCTGCCTTCGGGGAAACCGCGCCTGGGCTCGGCCTTTACCGCACCACCTCGCTGGTGGCGAAGATGGGGGTCGGGCCCAAGGGGAAGTCTGAGGAGGCCCCTGGCTCCCCTGTGCCCTTGGAGCTCCCTTCTCCCCGGGCCTGGCCCATGGGCAGCAGCGCCTCTTCGGGCTCACTGTGCGGACTTTCGCGGGACAGCTCGTCCATGCTACTGTGCTCCAGCCCCGACAGGCCCCCACGCTGTCCGCTGGTCTGCGTCCTCAGTCCCCCGCGACCCTCGGGGAGTAGCCCTAGCCTCCCGGGCTCAGGCTCCTACCAggccctgtccccaccctcccgCGACTCCCCAGAGCCTACTCCTGAGCTGCAGGCCGCAGAGGCTTTGCTGCAGGAGCAATTCCTGGACGCCTGTCGACAGATCGACGAGCTGAGTGTGGGCAGCGACACCATAGACCTGTGAAGAGG
Above is a genomic segment from Mustela nigripes isolate SB6536 chromosome 4, MUSNIG.SB6536, whole genome shotgun sequence containing:
- the PRRT4 gene encoding proline-rich transmembrane protein 4 isoform X2 is translated as MGSAGTFGLKKCRRTEHPAHCGHLRPGGAMAGQGCLGLGLFCWVLLAVPVGPQPASSVPGVPLTTLTPPPQSEASMLSLNLGLNFKFHLRGPAAAWGISVTETQPLSPGPSREPEEEVANGLRTDPLWELLVGSLGNSPPEWGSAEGSSTPWASSLSPESISPLSGPTDRPTAPYQPRMGTVTWDTALTATAPLSSAPRLRQSELELKFDMALRAGAAPTLGHRTLPLLPSLRASLAEIAGRLGPFGFFGTTLSPLRNFSGPSPPGPTPSPSSASRVSDSPGFFGTTLSPPPSPLERKLPSTGPWDPAASLNSATMATASVDPTIPNFGPDDSSPASLGKPSVEPECGSGSCHMGELPEPEGPPPVAPLPLFFLTLEANWAEARARWGLAWEAHVYGVGALFGLVAVLALLALALLPWRCPPGAPCLALLDLLLLSAGTTRAFPLFYDAYGHRDRLPPLAWLLLQDLPLPCLAAGLGLACLLLARPRPPRCPAGLAALLLLGLGLAAAAAVGSAAHRPLRPLRLASRGLHAFLAALLSGLLLALSCWGGRRRRAGAPLGGSGFKGATPLPQARSPFAPRESWRRAARTAPVAGTFGLLSGALQGYEVLHALGYGGQPGLEGPWPWWAFQLGLRLGEVGVAIPLALLGLYPALSSHRVPPRCWAKLFRLSPGHAAPLLPGGWVTGPPDKEPLGGAIARGDAELLQLCALAGPGPDLLLQGGGCRGFDGAAANPAPSPASSPCSDYTVDFRPPSPINLRRSIEEALCSEALLTPGLFQGPAFGETAPGLGLYRTTSLVAKMGVGPKGKSEEAPGSPVPLELPSPRAWPMGSSASSGSLCGLSRDSSSMLLCSSPDRPPRCPLVCVLSPPRPSGSSPSLPGSGSYQALSPPSRDSPEPTPELQAAEALLQEQFLDACRQIDELSVGSDTIDL
- the PRRT4 gene encoding proline-rich transmembrane protein 4 isoform X1 — its product is MGSAGTFGLKKCRRTEHPAHCGHLRPGGAMAGQGCLGLGLFCWVLLAVPVGPQPASSVPGVPLTTLTPPPQSEASMLSLNLGLNFKFHLRGPAAAWGISVTETQPLSPGPSREPEEEVANGLRTDPLWELLVGSLGNSPPEWGSAEGSSTPWASSLSPESISPLSGPTDRPTAPYQPRMGTVTWDTALTATAPLSSAPRLRQSELELKFDMALRAGAAPTLGHRTLPLLPSLRASLAEIAGRLGPFGFFGTTLSPLRNFSGPSPPGPTPSPSSASRVSDSPGPGTRATAPMGKCLFGVHWLSQRFFGTTLSPPPSPLERKLPSTGPWDPAASLNSATMATASVDPTIPNFGPDDSSPASLGKPSVEPECGSGSCHMGELPEPEGPPPVAPLPLFFLTLEANWAEARARWGLAWEAHVYGVGALFGLVAVLALLALALLPWRCPPGAPCLALLDLLLLSAGTTRAFPLFYDAYGHRDRLPPLAWLLLQDLPLPCLAAGLGLACLLLARPRPPRCPAGLAALLLLGLGLAAAAAVGSAAHRPLRPLRLASRGLHAFLAALLSGLLLALSCWGGRRRRAGAPLGGSGFKGATPLPQARSPFAPRESWRRAARTAPVAGTFGLLSGALQGYEVLHALGYGGQPGLEGPWPWWAFQLGLRLGEVGVAIPLALLGLYPALSSHRVPPRCWAKLFRLSPGHAAPLLPGGWVTGPPDKEPLGGAIARGDAELLQLCALAGPGPDLLLQGGGCRGFDGAAANPAPSPASSPCSDYTVDFRPPSPINLRRSIEEALCSEALLTPGLFQGPAFGETAPGLGLYRTTSLVAKMGVGPKGKSEEAPGSPVPLELPSPRAWPMGSSASSGSLCGLSRDSSSMLLCSSPDRPPRCPLVCVLSPPRPSGSSPSLPGSGSYQALSPPSRDSPEPTPELQAAEALLQEQFLDACRQIDELSVGSDTIDL
- the PRRT4 gene encoding proline-rich transmembrane protein 4 isoform X3, which produces MAGQGCLGLGLFCWVLLAVPVGPQPASSVPGVPLTTLTPPPQSEASMLSLNLGLNFKFHLRGPAAAWGISVTETQPLSPGPSREPEEEVANGLRTDPLWELLVGSLGNSPPEWGSAEGSSTPWASSLSPESISPLSGPTDRPTAPYQPRMGTVTWDTALTATAPLSSAPRLRQSELELKFDMALRAGAAPTLGHRTLPLLPSLRASLAEIAGRLGPFGFFGTTLSPLRNFSGPSPPGPTPSPSSASRVSDSPGPGTRATAPMGKCLFGVHWLSQRFFGTTLSPPPSPLERKLPSTGPWDPAASLNSATMATASVDPTIPNFGPDDSSPASLGKPSVEPECGSGSCHMGELPEPEGPPPVAPLPLFFLTLEANWAEARARWGLAWEAHVYGVGALFGLVAVLALLALALLPWRCPPGAPCLALLDLLLLSAGTTRAFPLFYDAYGHRDRLPPLAWLLLQDLPLPCLAAGLGLACLLLARPRPPRCPAGLAALLLLGLGLAAAAAVGSAAHRPLRPLRLASRGLHAFLAALLSGLLLALSCWGGRRRRAGAPLGGSGFKGATPLPQARSPFAPRESWRRAARTAPVAGTFGLLSGALQGYEVLHALGYGGQPGLEGPWPWWAFQLGLRLGEVGVAIPLALLGLYPALSSHRVPPRCWAKLFRLSPGHAAPLLPGGWVTGPPDKEPLGGAIARGDAELLQLCALAGPGPDLLLQGGGCRGFDGAAANPAPSPASSPCSDYTVDFRPPSPINLRRSIEEALCSEALLTPGLFQGPAFGETAPGLGLYRTTSLVAKMGVGPKGKSEEAPGSPVPLELPSPRAWPMGSSASSGSLCGLSRDSSSMLLCSSPDRPPRCPLVCVLSPPRPSGSSPSLPGSGSYQALSPPSRDSPEPTPELQAAEALLQEQFLDACRQIDELSVGSDTIDL